CGTACGGGCGGCGACCAGCGCCTGCATCGCTTCGGCGACCTTGACGCTGACGTCGTGACCGAAGGTCGCCGACAGGTTGAGATCCTTCCGCGCCTGCATCAGCTCGGCCATCATCTCGCCGACTTCCGCCACCGCAGCGTCAACCGCAGCTTCGGTTGCGTACAGCTTGGTAGCCACGCGCTTCGCAACAAAAACCTTTTCCACGCCCGCCTCCAGTTAATGAAACACTAATGAAGAAGGTAAACGGAATGTAAACGCGGAGGCAACGCGAAAATGTGCGTTAGCGTTGTTTTGTCGCGCTACTCTCGCAACCGCCGGAAGCGAAACGTTAGGAACATTCAGGCATACTCTCGTTACAAGTGAGTCCTGGGTGCGATGACCACAAAGCGCAACCATAACGTGTCGAGCCACGCGCCTTTGCAGGCGCGAATCGCCGGCGTGGCCCTGGCCACCACGGTGCTGGCGCTGGTCGCCGCGTGCCTGTGCTTCATGCTCCAGCAGTGGAGCGTGGCGCGGCAGGAAGCGCGCGCCAATCACGAGGTGCTCGTGCAGATGGCCGCCGCCGGCGCCGCCGCGCCTCTGGCGGATCACAACATGGTCGGCGTCTACCGGGCCTTGGAGGCCGTGGCCAAGGCGCCCGGCGTCGCCAGCGCGCGCATCATCGACGCCAAGGGCCGGACCGTCGCCCAATTGGGGGAAGTCAATCCGTCCGACGTCGACACCCTGCGCCGACCGATCAAGCTGTCGACCCAGACCATCGGAACGCTGGTGCTGGTGGCCAAGCACCCACGCCTGGCCCAGACCCTGGCCCGCGACCTGGCTCTCACCGGTGCGCTGTTCTTCGGCGCCGCGGGCCTGGCGATCCTGCTGGCCAACAGCCTGGCCCGTCGCCTGGCCGCGCCGATGGAGCGCCTTTCCGACGCGATGCACGAAACCGCGGTCGGCGGCCGCTTCAAGTCGGTGGAGGAGACCGCCGACGATGACGTCTTCCGCAGCCTGACTGAAAGCTTCAACCACCTGGTCGCGCGCCTGGAGTGCAACGACCAGGACCTACGCGGCGCGATGGCCGAACTGGTCAAGGCGCGCGATGACGCCAACACCGCCAACGTCCTGAAGTCGCACTTCCTGGCGAACATGAGCCATGAGATCCGCACGCCCCTGAACGGCGTTCTGGCCATGGCCGACGTGATGGCGATGGACAAGCTGAGCGATGTGCAGCGCGAACGCCTGTCGGTCATCCGCGAATCCGGCGCGGTGCTTCTGGGGGTTCTGAACGACGTGCTCGACCTGTCCAAGATCGAGGCCGGACGCCTGGAGATCGAGGACCGTCCCTTCGACATCGCCCAACTGGCGCAGTCGATCCGCGAGACCTTCGCGCCGCAGGCCCGCGCCAAGGGCTTGGCGTTCGAAGTCGCGGTGGCGCCGGAAGCCCAGGGCCTGTGGCGTGGCGACGCCGATCGCCTGCGCCAGATCCTGAATAACCTGGTCTCCAACGCCCTCAAGTTCACGCTGGAGGGCGCGGTCGCGGTGCGCTTTGCGTCCGCCGAGGACGGCTCGGGCCTGCGGATAGACGTCGCCGACACCGGCATTGGCATCTCGGCCGACATCCTCCCGCGACTGTTCGACAAGTTCGTGCAGGCCGACAGTTCGACCACGCGGCGTTTCGGCGGCTCGGGGCTGGGCCTGGCGATCTGCCGCGAACTCTCCACGCTGATGGGCGGCTCGATCAAGGTGCAGAGCCGCGAAGGCCGTGGCTCGACCTTCACCGTTCTGGTCGCCGTGCGGCGGGAAGAAACCCTGACCGACGTTCACTACATTGACGATGGCGACCCGGTCGCCGTCCAGGCCCCGACTGCGCCGCCCCGCCTGCGCGTCCTGGCGGCCGACGACAATCCGACCAACCAGAAGGTCGTCGCCGCCGTTCTGGCGCCCTTGAGCGCAGAGGTCACCCTGGTCGACGATGGCGCGGCCTGCGTCGAGGCCTGGAAGAGCGGCGACTTCGATATCGTGCTGATGGACATCCATATGCCCGTCGTGGACGGCGTCGAGGCCGCTCGGATGATCCGCGCCCTGGAGCGCGAGGAAAAGCGCTCCCGCACGCCGATCATCGCCGTCACCGCGAACGCGCTGGCCCATCAGGTCGAGGAGTATCTGGCCGTGGGCATGGACGGTCACGTGGCCAAGCCGATCGAGGTCAGCAAACTCTACGAGGCCATCGAGGCTGCGATGGCGAACAAGCGGCTGTCCCACGCGGCCTGACGCACCGGTGGATCGCTCGGCCAGACGCGGCACCAACATGAACGCAACATAACGAGGGTCTCAGAACCGCTTCAGGCGGGACGTGTTTCTCTGCAGTCAACGTCGCTTCCCCCCGCGACGCAGACAGTTCGAAAGGAACCGAACCGATGAAGAAGATCCTGATCCCGATCGTTGCGGTCTCGGCCCTGGCGGCCGCCACCGTTCCCGCCGTGGCTTCGGCCCAGTCGATCAATGAGCGCCAGGACCGCCTGGAGCGCCGTATCGACATGGGCCTGCGCAATGGCTCGCTGACGCGTACTGAGGCCTATCGCCTGCGCGCCGAGCTGCGCGAAACCGCCCGGCTTGAGCACCGCTACCGCTACAACGGCCTGAGCCGTTGGGAACGCGCCGACCTGGATCGCCGCTTCGACCGCATCAGCGCCCAGATCCGCTATGAGCGCCACGATCGCGACTATGGCTACGGCTATGGCTACGGCCACGATCGCGACTATCGCGGCGACCGTCGCTGGTAACCGCGCCTATAAGGAGCCCGGCTCCAGCCGGAGCCGGCTCTCCAGCACCGTCACGCCGCGGCCGCGCAACAAAACGCGCGCGCCGCGGCGTTCGCATTCCAGGTCACCGCCCCGGCCGGGGTAGGCCTGATGAAACTTGAGGACCCCTGCGTTCAGCTTGTCGCCATAGAGCGGCGACAGAATGCAGTGCGCCGAGCCGGTGGTCGGATCTTCGGGAATGCCAAAGCCCGGCGCGAAGAAGCGACTGACCACGGCGTAGGGCGCTCCGGGATCGGCCCGCGCGACCACCACGACCTGCCCGGCGCCGCCGCTGGTCTCACCGCCAATCGCTTTCAAGGCTGAAAAATCGGGACGCAGGGCCCGGACCGTGGCCTCGTCCTCCAGAACCGCGACCAGATAGGCGCCGGCCCACACCTCGCGCGGGGTGACGCCGAGGGCGTCGGCCAAGCCCTCGGGCGCTGCAACCTGGTGGGGCGGATCGGCCGGGAAATCCATCTCCAGCCCGCCGTCCGCCCGCCGAACCGTCAATGGCCCCGAAAGCGTATCGAAGGTCAGCAAGGGCACGTCGACGCCCAGTTCGGCGAACAGCGCATGCGCCGCCGCCAGCGTGGCGTGACCGCAAAGCGGGACTTCCAGTGTCGGGGTGAACCAGCGCAGACCATAACGCGCCGGGTCGGCGGTCTTCAGCAGATAGGCGGTCTCGGCCTGGTTGTTCTCGGCCGCGAGAGCCTGCAGCCAGCCGTCAGCGGGCCATGCCTCGAGCGGCTCGAGCACACAGGCGGGATTGCCCTTGAAGGGCGCGCTGGCGAAGGCGTCGATGGTCCACTGCCGCATGAGGAAGGCTCCCGCGAAATCCAATGGACATCGCTGTTATGCCCGCCGCGACGGCCCCGCAAAGGCTTTATTGTTCCGATGACAATAAGATTGTCCCGATGACAATGAGCCGTCAGGGCTCGATCGAGATTTCCGGCCAGCGCGCCTTGGCCGAGGCCGTGGTCCGCTCCCAGCCGCCCGCCCCTTTCACCCGCAGGGGGTTCGGTCGCAGGCGAAGCGCGAACAGATCCTCCAGCCCGAACGGCGCCCAGACGCTCAGACGGTCGTCGGGCTCGAGCCGCACCCCGACGCAGAAGGCCGTGGCGACAAAGCGCTTCAAGGCCGCGGCGCTGTTCTCCAGCGGCGGGTAGGGCTCGTCGGCGCCGAACTTCTTGTTGAACCAGAGATGCACCCGCGCCTGGTTGCGAACCTCGACAAGGTCGCGCAACGGCGGTTCGAAGGCCGCAGCGACGCGCTTGATGACGACGTCCTCGGCCTCGTAGGAGGTGTCACTGTCGTCGTGATAGGCGACGTCGTAATCCTTGATGCCATAGTCGGGCGCGCGGCCCGTCAGCTGGTTCCAGACCGGCTGGTAGACCGCGCCCGAAAAGACCATCCAGTCGGGCAGGTCGAGCGCGCGAACAGTCTCCAGCACGCGCATCGTCGTCGGAACACCGCGCACGATCTCGATGAAGCGATCTTCAAGGTTCGTGGTCATGCCCGCAGCGTCCAGCCGTGGTCGAGCGGTCCATGGCCAGCGCCCAGCCCCGGCGCTCGCAGCATGGCCTCGTGAACATAGTTCCAGGCCTGGGCGACCGCGTCCTCCAGGCGCAGGCCGCGCGCCAGGCCCGCCGCGCAGGCCGAGGCCAGGGTGCAGCCGGTGCCATGCGTGTGGCGAGTGTCGATGCGTTCGCCCTCGAACGTGGTCTCGCCCGCCGCGGTCATCAGGATGTCGACCACCCGGTCGCCGGCGACGTGGCCGCCCTTCATCAGCACCGCCTGGGCGCCCATCGCCAGCAGGACCTCGCCGGCCCGGCGCAGATCGTCCGTGGTCTCGACGCCAAGACCGGTCAGCGCGGCCGCCTCGGGCGCGTTGGGGGTCAGCAGGGCCGCGCGCGGGATCATCAGGCTCTTGACCGCGCCGATCGCCGCCTCGGCCAGCAGGGGCGCGCCGCCCTTGGCGACCATGACCGGGTCCACCACCGCCGGGACGCCGCCGGCATGATCAAGGCATTGCGCCACGGTCTCGACCACTGCCGCGTCGCCCAGCATGCCGGTCTTGATCGCGTCCGCGCCAATATCGTCCAGCACCGCCCTGGCCTGCGCCGCGATCACGTCCAGGGGAATGGGGTGAACACCGGTGACCCCCAGCGTGTTCTGCACCGTCACGGCGGTGATCGCCGTGGCCGCATAGCCCCCCAGGGCGGTGATGGTCTTGATGTCGGCCTGAATCCCCGCCCCCCCGCCGGAATCCGAACCAGCGATGACGAGAACACGGCCTTTGGGCGCTTGTGACATTCCTGATTCTTAGGCGGGAATCGGGCTCGAACAAAGCGTGATCAGTCCCGCGCCCACAGCTTATGCCGTGCGATCACGGATCGCCGCCAGGACGTCCAGCGCCTGGACCGTCTCGCGCACGTCGTGAACCCGCACGGCCGCGACGCCGGCCTGGGCGCCCGCCAGATGCGCGGCGATCGACCCGCCCAGGCGATCGCTCGCCGCATTAGCCGAGGGGTCGACGCCGGCGATGAAGCGCTTGCGGCTGGCGCCCAGCAGGATCGGATAACCGAGGTCGACGAAGCGCGGCAGGGCGGCCAGCAGGGCCAGATTATGCTCCAGCGTTTTGCCAAAGCCGATGCCGGGATCCAACCAGATCTTCTCGCGCGCCACGCCGGCCGCCATCGCCGTGAACGCGCGGGCCAAGAGAAACGCCTCGACCTCGGCGACCACGTCGTCATAGCGGGGCGCGTCCTGCATCGTGCCGGGCTGGCCCAGCATATGCATCAGCACCACCTCGCACCCCAGGTCGGCGGCGACCTCCGGCGCCTCCGGCGAGAAGCGCAGCGCGGTCACGTCGTTCCAGATCGTCGCCCCGGCCTTGATCGCCGCGCGGGCCACGCCGGGCTTCATGGTGTCGATCGAGATCGGGATGTCGCTGGCCTTGCGGATCGCCTCGATCAGCGGGACCACCCGCAGGATCTCATCGAACTCCGAGACCGGCGCCGCGCCCGGCCGGGTGCTCTCGCCGCCGATGTCCAGGATGTCCGCGCCCTGCGCGATCAGCCGTCGCGCATGCTCGACCCCGTCGGCGGCCGACAGGAACTGGCCGCCGTCCGAAAAGCTGTCGGGCGTGACATTGACGATGCCCATGACACGAGGGCGAGTTGGCGCGGTCATGAGGGCGTTCTAAGCCCTTGCGGCCCCGGCGTCATGCCTGACGGCGTCAGCCCGAGCGGCCCATCTTGCGGCACACGTTTTGGACGCGAACAGCCACGTCAAGCCCGCCGTCTCTATCGTTCTGCGCCAGCGAGAGCGCTCGGTCGCATCGGCCCTCGTTGATCAGGGAGGCCAACTGACGCGCCAGCACCCATCGACTCGCCTGAGTGACCGAGCGATCAGGCGGTCCTACGGCCAAGGCCGGATCGGACGGGCCCTTCGGCGTGGTCAGCGGAGCGTAGGAAGGATCGGCGCGAGACTGGGCGACAGCTTGGCCTCCAGCGGTGATGACCAGGAGGACGGCGAGAAGCGTGGGACTGGCATGGCGCACCGCAAACTCCCCCAAGGCTAAAACGACAATCGCACAGGTCGTATTCTTCGGCGAGAATATCCGAAGTAGAAGCGGCTGTCTGCGTGAAATCGGGCTTGGCCTTATCGTCTCTCGCGCTCTACGCCTCGCGCAGCATCCGGTCGACCCGGCCGGCCAGATCGCCGATCGCGAACGGCTTGGTCAGCACCTCCATGCCCTGTTCGATATGGCCGTGGTTGAGCACCGCGTTCTCCGCGTAGCCGGTGATGAACAGCACCTTGAGGTCGGGCAGCACCGCCCGGGCGCCGTCGGCGACCTGTCGTCCGTTCAGCCCGCCCGGAAGGCCCACGTCCGTGATCAGCAGGTCGATCCTGCGGCCAGATTGCACGAGGCGCAGGCCCGACGCGCCGTCCGGCGCCTCCAGGCAGGCGTAACCCAGCTCGGCCAGAGCGTCGACGACCAGCATCCGCACCGTCGGCTCGTCGTCGACGACGAGCACGGTCTGGCCGGCATGGGCCTGTGAGGTCGCGGCGATCGGGGCTTCGTCCTCAACCTCCTCCTCGCCCAGGTGTCTTGGCAAATAGAGACAGACGATCGTCCCGTGCCCCACCTCTGAATAGATCCGCACGTGCCCGTGCGACTGGCGGGCGAAGCCGTACACCATCGACAACCCAAGGCCCGTGCCCTGGCCAAGCGGCTTGGTGGTGAAGAACGGGTCGAACACGCGCTCGAGCGTCGCCTTGTCGATGCCTGTCCCGGTGTCGCTGACGCTGACCGACACATACTGGCCCGGATCGAGCCCCTGCTCGCGGGCGGCGCGCTCGTCCAGCCAGCGGTTGCGCGTCTCCAAGGTGATTCTGCCACCGTCGGGCATCGCGTCGCGCGCGTTGATGCACAGGTTCAACAACGCGTTCTCGAGCTGGTTGGCGTCCACCAGGGTCGGCCACAGACCCGCCCCTGCGATCATCTCGACATGGATCGACGGCCCGACCGTGCGCCGCACCAGCTCCACGAAGTCCGCCATCAGACGGTTGATGACGACCGGGCGCGGCGCCAGCGTCTGGCGGCGAGAGAAGGCCAGCAGCCTGTGTGTCAGCGCCGCCGCGCGCCGCGCCGCGCCCTGCCCGGCCGCCAGATACCGATCGACATCCGCCGCCCGCCCCTGGGCCAGTCGCGAGGCGATCATCTCGAACGCGCCTGAGATGCCCGCCAGCAGGTTGTTGAAGTCGTGCGCCAGCCCCCCGGTCAGCTGTCCGACGGCCTCCATTTTCTGCGCCTGGCGCAGCGCCTCTTCGGTGCGCTCACGCTCGGTGAGGGCCTGGGCGATCCGGCTCTCAAGCGTCTCATTGAGCCCGCGAAGCTCTGCCTCGGCGCGCTTGCGGGCGGTGACGTCCTGGAACAGCACCGCCACCTGCTTCAACTCCGGGGGCTCAATGCGGAACGACGACAGCTCCAGATGACGGCCGGTCGCCACCAGCTCCTGCTCGAAGCGGATCGGCTCGCCCGTCCGCAGCACCGCGCCGTACCGGGCCACCCAGGCGTCGGCCTCGTCCGGCACCATGGCGCGGAGCGTCTGGCCCACGACGTTGGGGATGCCCGCGTGCCGCTCATAGGCGGCGTTGGCCATGATGTGGATGTAGTCGCTGTCAGGGCCGTGCGGACCGTCGAAGAACTCGATGACGCAGAACCCTTCGTCCATCGACTCGAACAGGGCCTGATAGCGAAGCTCGTCGGCGCGATGCGCGCGCTCCTGGCGCACGCGCTCGGTGATGTCGTTGCAGAGGATCAGGACGCCGCGAACCGCGCCGTCCTCGTCCCGGACCGGAGAGAGCATCAGGTTGCACCAGGCGGCCTCGCCGTTCTGGCGCGTAAACGCGACATACTCCCGAACAAGGCTCTCGCCGGCCCTGGCCGACTCCAGCATCGGCAGGGCGTCGGGGACCGGGAAGACCTCCGCGAACGACGCCCCCAGGGCATTGGGCGCGAGCAGACCGCGCGCCGCGTCGTTGTGCAGAAGAACCCCGTCCTGGCCCCAGGCCAGCAACGACGGAATGGGCGAGGCCAGCATCAGCCCGGCCACCGTTCGGAGCGCAGGAGACCAGGCCTCAAGCGCGCCGAGGGCCGTCGCGGACCAGTCGCGCGCGGCGATGATCTCGGCCATCGGGCCGCCGACGTTCAGAAAAGCCGGCCGCCCCGGGCGGTCTGAAGAGCCTGCCGGCTCGTCGGTCGCGGACAAGGTTTCCAACGGCGGCGTCCCCCTCGGCCGCGCCTGACGGCCAAGCTTCTAACGGGCGTTACGGCCCATGGTTGCACGTCCTCGCCAGAATCCGAGCAAGAAAAAAGCCGGCCCTTTCGAGCCGGCCTTTTCCTGACCTCCAGCCCTCGCCCGTCAGGCGGTGACGCTGGCGCCCGCGCTCGGCGACAACGGCACCAGCGACGGCGCGATGACGGCCGTAGCCGCTTCCTCTTCCTCGCGCTTGGGCGGAACGCCCTTCAGCACGCCGGCGATCTCCTCGCCCGAGAGGGTCTCGTATTCCAGCAGCGCCTTGCCCAGGGTGTGCAGATCGTCGATCTTCTCGGTCAAGATGCGGCGGGCCTCGTCGAGGCCGTACTGCACCAGACGCTTGACCTCGCTGTCGATCAGGCGGGCGGTCTCTTCCGAAACGTTCTGGGTGCGGGCGACCGAGTGGCCCAGGAACACCTCGTCCTGGTTATCGCCATAGGCCACCGTGCCCAGCACGTCGGAATAGCCCCAGCGGGTGACCATGTTGCGCGCCAGATCGGTGGCGGCCTTGATGTCGCTGCTGGCGCCAGAGGTGATGTTCTCCTTGCCGAAGATCAGCTCCTCGGCCACACGGCCGCCCATCATGATAGCCAGACGGCTGGTCATCTGCTGGTACTTCATCGAGTAGCGGTCGCCTTCCGGCAACTGCATGACCATGCCGAGAGCCCGGCCGCGCGGGACGATGGTGGCCTTGTGCACCGGGTCGGCCAGCGGGACGTTCAGCGCCACGATGGCGTGGCCGCCCTCGTGATAGGCCGTCAGCCTCTTCTCTTCTTCGTTCATGGCCATCGAACGGCGCTCGGCGCCCATCATGACCTTGTCCTTGGCCTGCTCGAAGTCCTGCATGGTGACCATGCGGCGGTTCTTGCGGGCGGCCATCAGGGCGGCTTCGTTGACGAGGTTGGCCAGATCCGCGCCCGAGAAGCCCGGGGTGCCGCGCGCCAGGGTCTTGACGTCGACGTCGGCGGCCAGCGGCACGTTCTTCATGTGCACGCGGATGATCTTCTCGCGACCGGCGACATCCGGGTTCGGCACCACGACCTGACGGTCGAAGCGGCCCGGACGCAGCAGGGCCGGGTCCAGAACGTCGGGACGGTTGGTGGCGGCGATCAGGATGATGCCTTCATTGGCCTCGAAGCCGTCCATCTCGACCAGCAGCTGGTTCAGGGTCTGCTCGCGCTCGTCGTTGCCGCCGCCCAGGCCCGCGCCGCGATGGCGACCGACAGCGTCGATTTCGTCGATGAAGATGATGCAGGGGGCGTTCTTCTTGGCCTGCTCGAACATGTCGCGCACGCGGCTGGCGCCGACGCCGACGAACATTTCGACGAAGTCCGAACCGGAGATGGTGAAGAACGGCACGCCCGCTTCACCCGCGACGGCGCGGGCGATCAGGGTCTTACCCGTACCAGGAGGGCCGACCAGCAGGGCGCCCTTGGGGATCTTGCCGCCCAGGCGCTGGAACTTGGCCGGGTCCTTCAGGAAGTCGACGACCTCCTGCAGTTCTTCCTTGGCCTCGTCGACGCCGGCGACATCCTCGAAGGTGATGCGGTTCTTGTTCTCGGTCAGCAGCCGGGCCTTGGACTTGCCAAAGCCCATGGCGCCCTTCGCCCCGCCCTGCATCTGGCGCATGAAGAACAGCCAGACGCCGACGACCAGCAGGATCGGCAGCAGCTGGACCAGGATGGCCAGGAAGCTGATCGAGCCGCTCTTGAACTTCACGTCCGCGTTCTTGGCCACCATGCGGTTGACCAGTTCCTCGGAGTTCATCGGCGCGTTGACCGTCAGGGTCTTGTTGTCGGCGGTCTTGGCCAGCACCGTCTGGCCGGCGATCTCGGCCGACTTGATCTTGCCGGCGTCGACATCCTTGAGCAGCTGAGAATAGCTGATTTCACCGCCGCTTTTCGTGCGCGAGTTCTGGCTGACGACGAACACGCCGCCCAGCACCGCCACGATCACCAGCCAGATGGCCAGGTTTCTGAAATTCATACGCCTTGTCTTCCCAGCGAGTAGGGTCTTCCCGAATAGGGCTCTCGACCACCCAAGATAGGGGGTCGCGGGCGCTTGCGCCACGGACGTGACATCAGGTCACGGATTCTTGGTCGAAAAGGCCAATGGCGGCCTTGAACCGATCCAGAACCAGGGCGCGCGCGCCGGCTCCTCCTTCGACCGCACGCTCGGGGACGTCAAGCGCGAGGGACCCCGTATCCGCCCCGTCTCGCTCCAGCAGCAGGGGCAAGGACGGCCGGGCCGCCGCCGGGATCTCGGAGAGTCGCGCGCGCTGCCCGGCGGTCAGGGTCGACGCCCGCCCCTTCAGCGGCGCCACCGTCACCGGGACATCGCCGGCCGTGATCTCCCAGCGGCCGTCCCACACGCCGGTCTCGCGGGGCGCCAGATCCAGCCGCGCAAGACCGCCGCGCGCGATCTCGCCGGCGTCGCGGCAGATCAGAAGCTCCGCTGTCGCTTCGATACGCGCGCCTGCAAGGGTCGCGGTGAAGCGCTCGCCCGAGCGCAATCGCTCGACCAGCCGCGTCAGGCGCTCCCCCCTCGGCGGACGCTCGGTTCCGCCGGCGCAGAGCAAGGCCGCCGCCAGGTGGATCGGCGCTGCTTCGCGGGTCAGCCGGATCGCGCCGGCGGCGTCGACGGTGACGCGCGGCGGCGGAACGGGCTCGCTATCGACCGGTGACGGCGCGCCGGTCCCCCGCGCGCGGGCGCGAGCGCGGGCATAGCGCGGGTCCAGATTGGCGGGATCGTCCAGCCAGGTATCGCCCTCGGCCGCCAGGCGCTCTCGAATGTCCGTGCGCGTGAGGGACAGCAGCGGACGAAGCACCATCACGCCGCGCCCCTCGGGCCACACGGGCGACGGCGCCCATTCCCGAGGATTGGAGACCGATGAGCCCTCCGCGCGCATCGCCACGCCTTCGGCCAGATCGCTGGCGGTGTGGCCCAAGAGCAGGACACGGGCGCCGGCCTCCCGGGCGGCGGTCGCCAACAGCGCGTGGCGGGCGCGCCGGGCGGCGGCCGGCAGCCCCGTCGTCGGCTTCGCGCCGGTCCAGGCCAGGGCCTTCGCCCTGGCGCCCAAGGCCTCAGCCTTGGCGACGGCCTCGGCCGTCCAGCGGGCGCTGTCGGGGTGCAACTGGTGATCGACGACGAGCGCCAGGACAGGCCGGCCCTGCGCCCAGTTCAGCACCGCCTTCAGCAGGAACAGGGAGTCGCCGCCGCCGGAAAAGCCAACGGCCAGCGGCGCGGTCGACGCCCTATCCAGGCGGCGGTCGAGGACCTCAACAATCCCCTCTCGCATCGAGAGAGGGGTTCGGGTCTCTAGGAACACTTGGCCGCGACGCGGGTGGACGTCGCCCGCGCGTTCACCTGGGCCGGGGCCTTGGGATAGCGCTTGGACAGCTCGTCCAGGGTGCGACACGCCTCGGCCGTCTTCTTCAGCGCCACCATCGAGCGGGCGAGCTTGAGCGTCGCGTCCGGCGCCCAGCTGGTCTGGGGCCAACCCCGGATCGCGCCGATATAGTTGCCGGCGGCGTCGGTGTAGGCCTCGCGCACGAACTGCGTCTCGCCCAGCCAATAGCGGGCTTCCGGCGCCTTGGCGCTGTCTGGATAGTTGTTCACATAGGCCGCGAAAGCCTGTTCGGCGTTGGCGTAGTCGCCCGCCAGCAGCAGATCCTTGGCCTGCTTGAAGGCCACGGCCGGGTCAGCCGGGGGCGCGGGAGGCGGCGGGAGGTCGCCCGCGCCGGCGCTCGACGCCTGGACGGTCGAGGCGGCCTGCAGGTCGGCCAGGGTGCGTTCGACCGCCGCCAGACGCTGCTCCAGCGAGTCCGCCCGCGCCTTTTGATCGGCGGCGGTGCGCTGGGCCTTGGTCAGTTCGAAGGTCACGGCCTCGTTCTGGCCGTTCAGACGGGTGAGCGTCTGTTCCAGATCGGAGACGCGATCATTCAGCGCCGCGATCTGCGCGTCGGTCTCGGCCGGCTGCACGACGACGGGCTTTCCGGTGTCGCGCCCCTGGAACACGATCGCGCGCAGTTCGCGCACGACCTTTTCCATCCGCTCCACGCGCTTGGCCGAGCGGTCGTCCAGCGGGTCGGCGGGCGGCAGCGGGGTCTGGGCCGCCGCGACGGCGGCGGTGGAGGCGAACAGGACGGCGAGCAGGGCGGATTTCAGCGTCATGGCCGTGATTTACCGATAGAGCCGAGACAAAACTAGGGCGGCTTCCCGTTTGAGAAGCCGCCCTGTCTGAATGCGTCTTAGCGAGCGCCGTCCGTGATGGCCGTGCGGCCGTTCCGGTTCTTGGCCCAGGCCTCTTCGCTCGAACCCGGATCGATCGGACGTTCCTTGCCGAACGAGATGGTCTCGATCCGCGCGCCCGAAACGCCCTGGGCGATCAGGAAGTCACGCACGGCGTTGGCGCGGCGAGCGCCGAGCGCCAGGTTGTACTCGCGCGTGCCGCGTTCGTCGGCGTTGCCTTCGATGCGGACGCGAACGCCCGGATAGCGGTTCAGCCACTGGGCCTGACCGGCCAGAACCGGCTGGGCGTCGGCGCGGATCACGTACTCGTCGGTGTCGAAATAGACCCGGTCGCCGATATTGACGACGAAGTCCTGCACCGAGCCCGGCAGAATGCCGCTGGTCACCGGCGGCTGGGCCGGCGGCGTGTAGGGGGTCGGCTGCGTGGGCTGCGGCTGCGCCGGCGGGGTGACGGGCTGGGGCTTCGGACGCGAAGCGCAGGCGGCGAGCGAGGCGGCGGCCAAGCCGACGAGCGCCAGTCTAACGGCGCGCTGGGTGTCGAAGCTCATCCAGTTTCTCCTCAAGTCTACGAATTCTGGACCTGATCCATACCCGCGCAACGCTTGGATTGGACCCTCTAAATGTCTGACTAAGCCTCACAATGATGTCAGATGCGCGTCAGACGATGCAGATTCACTTACAAAGGGAAATAAGCGCCGCCGCGACCATCCTCAACCGGGAACGCACGGCTCCGGTTGAGGTTGCGCGAGCGCTTGGCGTCTAGTCCAGAAGCGGCGACCAGGCCGGGTCGGACGCGGAACCGCCATAAGCGGCCGGACGGAGAATCCGGCCGGTGATGTCGACCGTCCAAAGCCTCGGGTTGCCGCTGGCGCCTTCCCGGAAGAACATCAGCACCCGGCCGTTGGGCGCCCAGGTGGGACCTTCGTCCAGATAGCTGGTGGTCAGCAGGCGCTCGTCGCCGCCGTCCG
The DNA window shown above is from Caulobacter sp. FWC26 and carries:
- a CDS encoding nucleotidyltransferase family protein translates to MTTNLEDRFIEIVRGVPTTMRVLETVRALDLPDWMVFSGAVYQPVWNQLTGRAPDYGIKDYDVAYHDDSDTSYEAEDVVIKRVAAAFEPPLRDLVEVRNQARVHLWFNKKFGADEPYPPLENSAAALKRFVATAFCVGVRLEPDDRLSVWAPFGLEDLFALRLRPNPLRVKGAGGWERTTASAKARWPEISIEP
- the thiD gene encoding bifunctional hydroxymethylpyrimidine kinase/phosphomethylpyrimidine kinase, which codes for MSQAPKGRVLVIAGSDSGGGAGIQADIKTITALGGYAATAITAVTVQNTLGVTGVHPIPLDVIAAQARAVLDDIGADAIKTGMLGDAAVVETVAQCLDHAGGVPAVVDPVMVAKGGAPLLAEAAIGAVKSLMIPRAALLTPNAPEAAALTGLGVETTDDLRRAGEVLLAMGAQAVLMKGGHVAGDRVVDILMTAAGETTFEGERIDTRHTHGTGCTLASACAAGLARGLRLEDAVAQAWNYVHEAMLRAPGLGAGHGPLDHGWTLRA
- a CDS encoding PhzF family phenazine biosynthesis protein, whose product is MRQWTIDAFASAPFKGNPACVLEPLEAWPADGWLQALAAENNQAETAYLLKTADPARYGLRWFTPTLEVPLCGHATLAAAHALFAELGVDVPLLTFDTLSGPLTVRRADGGLEMDFPADPPHQVAAPEGLADALGVTPREVWAGAYLVAVLEDEATVRALRPDFSALKAIGGETSGGAGQVVVVARADPGAPYAVVSRFFAPGFGIPEDPTTGSAHCILSPLYGDKLNAGVLKFHQAYPGRGGDLECERRGARVLLRGRGVTVLESRLRLEPGSL
- the folP gene encoding dihydropteroate synthase; this translates as MTAPTRPRVMGIVNVTPDSFSDGGQFLSAADGVEHARRLIAQGADILDIGGESTRPGAAPVSEFDEILRVVPLIEAIRKASDIPISIDTMKPGVARAAIKAGATIWNDVTALRFSPEAPEVAADLGCEVVLMHMLGQPGTMQDAPRYDDVVAEVEAFLLARAFTAMAAGVAREKIWLDPGIGFGKTLEHNLALLAALPRFVDLGYPILLGASRKRFIAGVDPSANAASDRLGGSIAAHLAGAQAGVAAVRVHDVRETVQALDVLAAIRDRTA
- the ftsH gene encoding ATP-dependent zinc metalloprotease FtsH — translated: MNFRNLAIWLVIVAVLGGVFVVSQNSRTKSGGEISYSQLLKDVDAGKIKSAEIAGQTVLAKTADNKTLTVNAPMNSEELVNRMVAKNADVKFKSGSISFLAILVQLLPILLVVGVWLFFMRQMQGGAKGAMGFGKSKARLLTENKNRITFEDVAGVDEAKEELQEVVDFLKDPAKFQRLGGKIPKGALLVGPPGTGKTLIARAVAGEAGVPFFTISGSDFVEMFVGVGASRVRDMFEQAKKNAPCIIFIDEIDAVGRHRGAGLGGGNDEREQTLNQLLVEMDGFEANEGIILIAATNRPDVLDPALLRPGRFDRQVVVPNPDVAGREKIIRVHMKNVPLAADVDVKTLARGTPGFSGADLANLVNEAALMAARKNRRMVTMQDFEQAKDKVMMGAERRSMAMNEEEKRLTAYHEGGHAIVALNVPLADPVHKATIVPRGRALGMVMQLPEGDRYSMKYQQMTSRLAIMMGGRVAEELIFGKENITSGASSDIKAATDLARNMVTRWGYSDVLGTVAYGDNQDEVFLGHSVARTQNVSEETARLIDSEVKRLVQYGLDEARRILTEKIDDLHTLGKALLEYETLSGEEIAGVLKGVPPKREEEEAATAVIAPSLVPLSPSAGASVTA